A stretch of the Ochrobactrum sp. BTU1 genome encodes the following:
- the lpxA gene encoding acyl-ACP--UDP-N-acetylglucosamine O-acyltransferase, giving the protein MKETFIHPTALVEPGVELGQGVSVGPFCHVQSGAVIGDNSELMSHVVISDAVRLGANAKVYPHAVLGCDPQNGKHKGGPTTLVVGDNCLVREGVTMHRGSDSSRGYTSVGNNCQFLAYAHVAHDCDVGDHVTFANNVMIGGHVEIGHHAILGGGSAVHQFTRVGHHAFVGGMAALAHDLIPYGSAIGNHAYLGGLNIIGMKRSGMQRKDIHNLRHAVHMLFDRTKPVRERAQDVLKAIPDSDGVADLISFILVENKRAYCTPPLGSSVGGAMDDGDDD; this is encoded by the coding sequence ATGAAGGAAACTTTTATCCACCCTACCGCTCTCGTGGAGCCGGGTGTGGAACTTGGACAGGGCGTTTCCGTCGGTCCTTTTTGTCACGTTCAGTCCGGCGCCGTCATCGGCGATAATTCTGAACTGATGAGCCATGTTGTTATTAGCGATGCTGTTCGTCTTGGCGCCAATGCCAAGGTTTATCCGCACGCTGTTTTGGGTTGCGATCCACAGAACGGTAAGCATAAGGGTGGCCCGACGACGCTAGTTGTTGGCGATAACTGCCTTGTCCGCGAAGGTGTCACCATGCATCGCGGTTCTGACAGTAGCCGTGGTTACACGAGTGTAGGCAATAACTGCCAGTTTCTCGCCTATGCACACGTCGCGCATGATTGCGATGTCGGCGATCACGTCACTTTTGCTAACAACGTTATGATTGGTGGCCACGTCGAAATCGGTCATCACGCCATTCTCGGCGGTGGTTCTGCTGTTCACCAGTTTACGCGTGTTGGCCATCATGCTTTTGTTGGCGGTATGGCGGCACTGGCCCACGATCTCATTCCTTACGGCAGTGCGATCGGCAACCATGCTTATCTCGGCGGTCTGAACATCATCGGAATGAAGCGTTCCGGTATGCAGCGCAAGGATATCCATAATCTGCGTCATGCAGTCCACATGCTGTTTGACCGCACCAAGCCGGTGCGTGAGCGTGCACAGGATGTGCTTAAAGCTATTCCTGATTCTGATGGTGTGGCTGATCTTATCTCCTTCATTCTGGTGGAAAATAAGCGCGCTTATTGCACGCCGCCGCTTGGCTCATCGGTAGGTGGAGCGATGGATGACGGCGACGACGATTGA
- the fabZ gene encoding 3-hydroxyacyl-ACP dehydratase FabZ — MSETNQKLEVADIQAVLRALPHRYPFLLIDRIININGDESATGIKNVTINEPHFTGHFPDKPIMPGVLIIEAMAQTAGAITVLNQGSDAPSLVYFMTIDKAKFRRPVVPGDQLHLHVKKVKQRGNISKFECVAEVDGVKVAEAEVAAMVGVAEEKA; from the coding sequence ATGAGTGAAACTAATCAGAAGCTGGAAGTTGCAGATATTCAGGCTGTTCTGCGTGCGCTCCCGCATCGTTATCCATTTTTGCTGATTGATCGCATCATCAATATCAATGGTGATGAGTCTGCGACTGGCATCAAGAATGTCACGATCAATGAGCCACATTTTACCGGTCATTTTCCCGACAAGCCGATTATGCCAGGTGTTCTCATCATTGAGGCCATGGCGCAGACGGCAGGCGCGATCACTGTTCTCAATCAGGGCTCTGACGCGCCAAGCCTCGTCTATTTCATGACAATCGACAAAGCCAAGTTCCGCCGTCCAGTTGTTCCTGGTGACCAGCTTCACCTTCACGTGAAGAAGGTTAAACAACGCGGAAATATCTCTAAATTTGAGTGCGTGGCTGAAGTTGATGGCGTAAAGGTTGCCGAAGCTGAAGTTGCCGCAATGGTTGGCGTAGCCGAAGAGAAGGCATGA